A window of Streptomyces armeniacus contains these coding sequences:
- a CDS encoding PrgI family protein, which translates to MRARGEEMMESVRIPADVARADRVLGPLTARQTAQLAVAAVVLYGGYWASRPVMGALAYVVMVLPLAGVVTAFVLGSREGIGLDRFLRAAFTHARAPKRRVHAPEGVPPLPGFVGDRFAKAAERPPEAMTMPHEGVAAGGVLNLGRDGRAALATCSTVNFDLRSGAEQHGLVAGFGRWLNSLTGPAQILVRCHRTELAPLADRLRENAPVLPHPALETAARAHADFLSELSGDGQVLTRQIALVAREPAAPRASAAGARATHRLEEAARALAGAEVTVTPLEAPATARLVTSACNPDTATAHRTEQGDAR; encoded by the coding sequence ATGCGAGCACGTGGTGAGGAGATGATGGAGTCCGTACGGATCCCGGCGGACGTGGCCCGTGCGGACCGGGTGCTCGGGCCGCTGACCGCGCGGCAGACCGCGCAGCTCGCCGTGGCCGCCGTGGTGCTGTACGGGGGCTACTGGGCCTCGCGTCCCGTCATGGGCGCCCTGGCGTACGTGGTGATGGTGCTGCCCCTGGCCGGGGTGGTGACCGCGTTCGTGCTCGGCTCCCGTGAGGGCATCGGCCTGGACCGGTTCCTGCGCGCCGCGTTCACTCACGCCCGCGCTCCCAAACGCCGTGTGCATGCCCCCGAGGGTGTGCCTCCGCTGCCCGGCTTCGTCGGTGACCGTTTCGCCAAGGCCGCCGAACGGCCGCCGGAGGCTATGACCATGCCGCACGAAGGCGTCGCTGCGGGAGGCGTTCTGAATCTGGGCCGGGATGGCCGAGCCGCGCTCGCCACATGCTCGACCGTCAATTTCGATCTGCGCTCCGGAGCCGAACAGCACGGGCTGGTCGCCGGGTTCGGACGGTGGCTCAACTCCCTCACCGGGCCCGCGCAGATCCTGGTGCGCTGTCACCGCACCGAACTGGCGCCGTTGGCCGACCGGCTCCGCGAGAACGCCCCGGTGCTGCCGCACCCCGCCCTGGAAACGGCAGCCCGCGCGCATGCCGACTTCCTCTCCGAGCTCTCGGGCGACGGGCAGGTGCTGACCCGTCAGATCGCGCTCGTCGCCCGGGAGCCCGCCGCGCCCCGCGCCTCAGCAGCCGGAGCACGGGCAACGCACCGGCTGGAGGAGGCCGCGCGCGCCCTGGCCGGCGCCGAGGTCACCGTCACCCCGCTCGAAGCACCCGCCACGGCGCGGCTCGTCACCTCCGCCTGCAACCCCGACACCGCTACGGCCCACCGAACGGAACAGGGTGATGCCCGGTGA